TATAGAAATAATGTTAGAGTGCTTACTGAGAAATTTCAAGGCTCTGGGCTTGGTTATacactaaaaatagaaaaaacaaaaggatGCCCCATTTGATTAGGCTCTTAGCAACACTGTATGTAGTTTCTATGGGAATGAGCACATGGCTAGATAGGAAGAAAATGTTTATCACCTGTCTACAACTAGGCCATGAGCTACAATACCGAGGTACACAAAATGTAATACAGAAGTCACAAAATGTAAGTACAGAAAACGTTAACCAATACCTCATAATTGCATTTCTATTGTGACTTGAAAGTCATAGGTTTCCTTGATGGAAATTGAAATGTTTTTAGAGAAAGCACAACAATATGGTGAGTTGTGACACTTGTACTCACCTCTAACTACTGCTTACTTATCAAAAAGTCTAAACCTCATCACAGAAGAACTATTTTATCCTGCAGATTCTTGCCATTGAAGGTATATCTATCATGCTTTCAGGCTTGATAAACTGCAATTCCTTAAACATTATCTGAAATAGAGAAAATAGAACATTTATGTATAACTtgttttatatgatatatatatatatagatatataaaatattaatacatttcacaatttttttattttttagctgtTACCACAAATTTATTTGCAAAATGACTCCAAGAAACATGACAACAGTGAGTGGATTCCTCCTCATGGGGTTCTCTGACAACCATGAGCTGCAGATCTTACAGGCTTTGCTCTTCTTGGTGACATACCTATTGGATTCAGCAGGGAActtcatcattatcaccatcacaaCAATAGACAAACAGCTCCAGTCTCCAATGTATTACTTTCTGAAGCACCTTTCCATTATGGacttctcatctctctctgtcacaGTTCCCCAGTATGTTGACAGTTCCCTGGCACGAAGTGGCTATATTTCATATGGGCAGTGCATGCTGCAGGTTTTTTTCTTCACAGGTTTAGCCTGGAGTGAGGTGGCCATTCTCACAGTGATGtcttatgaccgctatgtggccatctgcctcCCACTGCACTATGAGGTCATAATGAGTCCCAGAAAGTGCACTTGGGCTGTGGCAGCTGTGTGGCTAAGTGGAGGTATCTCAGGAACATTATTCACAGCAAGTACACTCTCTATCAGATTCTGTGGGCACAAAATTATTCACCAGTTCTTCTGTGATATCCCGCAATTGCTCAAGCTCTCCTGCTCTAATGATGACTTTGGACTACTGAAAGTGTCTACTTTCATTGCTGTAATGGGATTTGCCTGCTTTGTGGGGATTGCCTTCTCCTATTGCCAGATATTCTCTACAGTTCTCAGGATGCCCTCTGCTGAAGGCCGATCTAAGGTCTTCTCCACCTGCCTGCCCCATCTCTTCGTTGTTTCATTTTTTCTCTCAACAGGCATTTGTGCCTATCTAAAGCCAAGCTCAGACTCACCAACTGCTTTAGACCTCATGCTCTCTATCTTTTACACAGTACTACCCCCAACCCTCAATCCTGTTATCTATAGTCTAAGAAATGAGTCCTTGAAAAGAGCTGTAAAGAAGTTACTTTTAAGTGAAGAATTCATTGGGAAAAAttatgtttgttctgtttttagtgCCTGCTAAGACTGGAcatgaaaatgttttttaatatattaatatgttaGATATGTAATGTTAAGAATAACAAGGTATAGCTGGGCgtgttggcgcatgcctttaatcccagcatttgggaggtagaggcagatagatttctgagtttgaggccagcctggtctacaaagtgagttcagggctatacagagaaaccctgtctagaaacccctacccccaccccaaaaaagttaaaaacaaagaataacaatgtattttctagaaaatatatattataaacctTTTGCATATCAAGTTGTGATCTGATTCTTTGAAACTATTTCATTAAATGTACTTATTATTTTCCAGTTAGTAAAAATATATGCTTATAATCTAGTAGTATAGACCCAGTTCTTTCTAACTCTTCCAGTCCATTGCCTCACTGGTAGATATGTGAATTTACCAACAATACTATCATGGATTTTGAAAATATCTTTATGAGAATATCATAATAATAATGAGTATGAAAGTTCATTACAGTTACTGGTTACTCAGTTCACCAATTGgttcataattttaatatttatcacGGATTTCAAAGGTTCGTATTTATTTCTATCTTTTCATGTACAAATTTTAAGGAATAGCATGAACAAGCCTGTCACTTCTATGCATATCTATATAGTAATTCCTACAGTTCTCTTGGGTGTGAAGTATTCAATgtaaataatatacaaataagCCTCAGTTATTTAACTTGTATCATTTActattattttcatttcctaaaaagtcatttcttttaaataatttaagacatccagaggcagaggcaggaagatctcggTGAagattttaggccagcctggtctatgtagtaatGATGATAACTGCTATAAAGTATTAAATAATTTCTTGCCCATTCTGAGGGTTAAAAGTCCCTGGTTTAGGTGATTAACGCCTGTAGCCTAACAGAAGGGAATTAAGTAATGCAGCCTTGTTCTGTCTCTACAAGGATTGCTGTGCTCTAAGTTCAGCCTGCTAGTTGAAGTcccaaggaagaaaaagggacactttgaaaagtgaatTTACCATTTATTTCTAAGTTGTAAAAATGTTTCCTATGAAAACTCTCTAAGAAAACAGGGAAATGAACAATGAAatgagatgatgatgaagatggtaatggtgatgatgatgatgatctctTTGTCTTCAGCACTTACACATCTTTCAGAATAGATGATCACATagtaaaaagttcatcacaactttacatatgaaattaaatcataaatcaaaaaaggagtttacaacagagaaaattTATGTAGATATCCATTAAGAATagttatctggctaaacattcatcacctgtcacaCATGTACAGATTCATGGAGCATTAAAacccataactaagttattaatGAAGTCTTGTGTAAATAATCTCAGTCACTAAGTTAAATAAGAGTAATGAGTAGTGAGAGTAAATACTCTCATAACTAAGTTATTAATGAAGTCTTATGTAAATAATCTCCACTTTGCTCTTCCCAaaccatcacgtgttcacctgcaaccttactccaagattatttggcgggaatctggtgcctccccctccttcataactgagtgtcagaaataaaaaattgagctttgatcagaatctgcctgtcttagctacatttctttctctcgtcgcctagcccctcttctcttccaggtttccaaaatgcctttccaggctagaacccaggctgtgatctgctggctggacacaacatttggcgaaccaacgcgggactgagaaacggcaaaggatttttggaagagacactgctggtttggagctccatagaagaagaaaataattaaagaataaaggaaattcatactggagaaggtCGGTATAGGCTAAGCTGAAACATCGTTAAACCCGAGcactggttcacttaggttcagcagtgaagcttaacaGGAACTGGGTACTGTAACAGGAGGTAGACCGTGGCTctcagaagctacatttttaggcgtgagaaaagaaagggtttattaaaaggaaattaataatcaggcagattgCATCATGAgtgaggaaaatgtcccaaaaagcagagagaaatttcaggagtgccatgctttgttctctctgggccttatagcagaagtagtactgtgtccccttttgtgtcttgtctaatgtctggtgcaccaatctgttctcatgTTCAATTCCTGTATGTTCCTGTATGTccagccagcagatcacagcctgggttctagcctggaaaggcattttggaaacctggaagagaagaggggctaggcgatgagagaaagaaatgtagctaagacaggcagattctgatcaaagctcaattttttatttctgacactcagttatgaaggagggggagggacccgattcccgccaaataatcttgggatccagtagcagggtgaccacgtgtatggctccgaacagcaaagcggcagggcaggttccagcagtgggcgtggcagaacgattgagtgggaagttccacccctgagcaagcaggtttcaggctgggggtggggagattacAGTTTAGCAGAGTCTACAAAAAGAAATTTCAGTGTAGTAAAATAATGGTTAAAGATAGCAGAAGCTGAAGATATAACAGGTTTTTAATCTAAGTAGAAACTATCAAAATACCTTGAAATAATACTTTAATGTTAAGAGAGTTATAGATGAGATGATAGAACTTATGTGTAATTCAAGGTGAATAACAAAGACCATGCAGCACTGACCACTATTAGGCTGAAACAGATCAGATCAAAACAGACAGATAAATTGAGTGTAAATGCCACATACGAAACTGTAATTTTATATgacagaaaaatacaaaacaaataagaCTTTCCTTAAAACAACAAGAATCCTGGCAATTTGTGGTGGAAAAATTGTGAAAGTCCTCCTACATTTAATAATTACAAGTAGAGAGATACACTTAAGTAAGCTAAGGCTCACTTATCATCTCTTTTCTCAGTTGCCTACCTTCAAGAACTTGTAGCTCGGCTTCTACCCAGTCTAAACTTTCTTCCTGTCTTGTAGAAGGAAAATAAAGTTATTGGCTCTGTAACTAAAATGTTAATTTTGTCTTTTGATATGGGCAATGAACATTCACAAAGAAGTCTATGATTAATATGTtaacaatagaaaaacaaaatataatacaaCAAACACTGTCACTGAAGATAGATACAGGTAATTATAAAAAATTAGAGTATTAAATCTAAATTATCCTTTGAAATATGGTAGGGTGGTTAGAGTAGAAGAATTAAAAAggtgattttaaaatattgttaaataaacaaaataattgtcATATTTTAGTTATAAAATTGTATGGATAGAGAGAAACAACATGTATAATTGTAGTTTCTAAATCATATCATAGTTTCATGTCACATATCTCTTACTTTCTCAAAATATCATATTACTTGGGAGTGAATATTGCCATTTTGTTGTAAAACATTTACAATTCTGAGCCTCTGCACCTAAATTATGAAACTGGCTTTTATCCTGGAAGTTGTAAAATGACCTCATATTCATAAATGTAACTATAATTATAGATAATGTATCCTTAAAGGTGTACAGATGAATTGTAAGACAGGGAAATATGACACCACACCCCCCAAAGAGCCCAACATGCAAGATCAATATAACTCTACCATAACACCATTGCCCCTTGAGTCTGCACATTCACCTGTACCCATGGCAGATTAGTGTGCTTAATACTGGACCCTACTCCATGTCTGTCTCCCAGAATGTTTGCCCTATTAAGGGACACAGAACCCCATCACCTTTCTGGTCTACACCTCCACCTCCAGCCATTTCTTAGCAGActgcctgctccccaaccccacaCCCTGCTTGTTTCCCACAACATCTCCCTAAGCAGGGACAGAGAAAGACTGCTCTGACCAGGGACACAAGAGGTATGCTCTaatgaaaatgaccatcttaacaaaagcaatttagattcattgcaatttccatcaaaattccaacacaactctttacagatcttgaaagaacaattctcaaataattatggaaaaaccaaaaccccaggaTAAGTAAAAtaatcctcaacaataaaagaacatctagaaGTGTCACTATCCCTGACTTCAAACTGTAGAATAGGGCAgtagtaataaaaactacatggatTTGCCATAGAAACAAAAaatttgatcaatggaatcaaatcaaagatccAGATATAAACCTATATATTCAAGTTACTCTTTGGTTTGTATATCATCCCCAAGCTCCCAGAGATAAGATTCAGTCTCAAAAC
The nucleotide sequence above comes from Mus musculus strain 129S1/SvImJ chromosome 17 genomic scaffold, GRCm38.p6 alternate locus group 129S1/SvImJ 129S1/SVIMJ_MMCHR17_CTG4. Encoded proteins:
- the Olfr127 gene encoding olfactory receptor 127 (The RefSeq protein has 1 substitution compared to this genomic sequence), producing MTPRNMTTVSGFLLMGFSDNHELQILQALLFLVTYLLDSAGNFIIITITTIDKQLQSPMYYFLKHLSIMDFSSLSVTVPQYVDSSLARSGYISYGQCMLQVFFFTGLAWSEVAILTVMSYDRYVAICLPLHYEVIMSPRKCTWAVAAVWLSGGISGTLFTASTLSIRFCGHKIIHQFFCDIPQLLKLSCSNDDFGLLKVSTFIAVMGFACFVGIAFSYCQIFSTVLRMPSAEGRSKVFSTCLPHLFVVSFFLSTGICAYLKPTSDSPTALDLMLSIFYTVLPPTLNPVIYSLRNESLKRAVKKLLLSEEFIGKNYVCSVFSAC